The bacterium genome includes a window with the following:
- a CDS encoding AAA family ATPase — protein MENIVRILNIDLPQRQSAFLWGARKTGKTTYLKEKFPNSLFFDFLKSDLFFNLTKNPSLLREWLLAKDESVLKEPIILDEVQKIPKILDEVHWLIENKDLRFVLCGSSARKLKKGQANLLGGRAWRYELFPLVSSEIKNLDLLRALNHGLIPIHYLQSYEECKKSLKAYVEDYLREEVFAEGLTRNIPAFSRFFDALGYSHGELTNYTNISRECGVDAKTVKEYYQILIDTLLAVRVEPFKKKQSRQVITKASKYYMFDVGVAGYLVKRHITEQRGLEFKKAFEHFILMEIVAYRSYSGKDFIINFWRTKSGLEIDFVLGGGEIALEVKGNNLIDKKDIAGLLAFRKEYSPKRNIIVCNEEEKRLHNGIEILPWKTFLEELWTGKIL, from the coding sequence TGGGGCGCTCGAAAAACAGGTAAGACCACATATCTTAAAGAGAAATTTCCCAACAGCTTATTCTTTGATTTCTTAAAAAGCGATCTATTTTTTAACCTTACAAAAAATCCATCACTTTTACGCGAGTGGTTATTGGCAAAGGATGAATCTGTTCTTAAAGAACCAATAATACTTGACGAGGTCCAAAAAATTCCCAAGATATTAGATGAAGTGCATTGGCTTATAGAAAATAAGGATTTAAGGTTTGTGCTTTGCGGTTCAAGTGCCAGAAAACTAAAAAAAGGGCAGGCAAATCTATTGGGTGGTCGGGCATGGCGGTATGAGCTATTTCCGCTTGTAAGCTCTGAAATTAAGAATTTAGATTTATTGCGGGCTTTAAATCATGGGTTGATACCTATTCATTATTTACAGAGTTATGAGGAATGTAAAAAATCTTTAAAGGCATATGTAGAGGATTATTTACGCGAAGAGGTTTTTGCCGAAGGTTTGACGCGTAATATCCCTGCTTTTTCAAGATTTTTTGATGCCTTGGGATATTCGCATGGTGAGTTAACTAACTATACCAACATTTCTCGCGAATGTGGGGTTGATGCCAAAACAGTTAAAGAATATTATCAAATCCTTATTGATACATTATTGGCTGTGAGGGTTGAACCGTTTAAAAAGAAACAATCCCGTCAGGTAATTACCAAAGCCTCAAAATATTATATGTTTGATGTTGGCGTTGCAGGATATTTGGTCAAGAGACATATTACCGAACAACGAGGTTTAGAATTCAAAAAGGCTTTTGAACATTTTATACTAATGGAAATTGTTGCCTACAGGTCTTATTCTGGTAAAGATTTCATAATAAATTTTTGGCGAACAAAATCTGGTTTGGAAATAGATTTTGTGCTTGGAGGAGGAGAGATTGCTCTTGAGGTAAAAGGTAACAACCTTATTGACAAAAAAGACATAGCCGGTTTGCTTGCTTTTCGGAAAGAATATTCCCCTAAAAGAAACATTATAGTTTGTAATGAGGAAGAAAAAAGATTGCATAATGGGATAGAGATATTACCTTGGAAAACTTTTTTAGAGGAGTTATGGACAGGTAAAATATTATGA